The genomic DNA TTCCAGTTTTCACTGGACGTGGGGCTACTACTTTCAatacaatttgaatttttttattattcaaaattggCTTCAGATCTTTTGAAGTTTGCTGTTCAAGTCTCTTCTACTAGTTtcttacatatttaatattcgACGTAATCGccacaaatgttttttataagtaACAACCATGACATCAtactgatatacatacatgggTATAGATCGTATATATGCTCTTGACTCAATCTTGCCAGTGTAGCATTGAAGTATTCGTAATGAATTGTTATATCTAGTTCTGTTATTCGCTTCTCACTCTCATATTTATAATTGCTAATGTTCAGCTGGTTTTTATTACTGCACATTCAGTGGGTAATGTGTTCGTTGAGGGTGTTTAAAATGTTCGTATGTACGTaatataaattgcaataaaagtgCAACGCgttgtataaatgtatgcatgtaaatatttaaaatttatgacgAACTACTTTTTTCCGTTGAATGTTTACACAATATGTACAACAGTTCAACGCCACAATATATTGTTGACTTTTCATGCAAATTGCGATTGTTGTTGGTATATTATTGCATCGTTTTCAAAGCCTTTGTGCAAACTATATCAGTATAATTTTGTTCATGCTGTCTTCTTTGTAGTAGTAACGATATTTCTATTTTGCATTTCGTCACAACAGCAATTTCCATACTTATGAagtattattattgtaattgattAATTTGCAACTCTAGTTTAACGCAAATTAccgtttttttgtgttttttttgaatatatcacattttaaataaaatacctcaagtttcatacttttttttttaatcgaagCCATATTTTAACttagttttgtttgttttattaattactaCCTTTATGCGCACAACGTGCTCTTCCATTGCCTTTAAAACCGCGGTTGTTTTGCTTTTGAACCTTTCCAATGTAGCTATGTATGAGTATCCACTCCAACACTGCTATGCGCTGCAAGTTGTCTCACCTTACATTATTCATTGCACAGAATTTTACTTGcgttattttgttattatttgtatttattttattttattttcgttcGCATTCAAGTTATGAATAATAATTAGCTTATGGTTGTAATTATTCCACttgtatttgatttttgttgctttttcgcCATACAAAGCCATGCCTGGTTAATTAAACGATTGCCCATAAGCCCAAATGTGTCGCTCAGAAAATCAATACGTTTGCTTGTCTTACTATAACTTTAAAATcatgcattattattttttttattatattttttcatatttttcgaaTTGTGCTGACCGCTGTTGTGCTTCTAGCCAGTCAGTTAGTTATTGGTGTGGCTTGGACGATGACGAATTTGTGAAAGTAATGCAAAAATGTCGGAAGTTGTCGAAAATAAAGACACGGGCAAGGAATTGGTGAAGTTGAAGCTGAGCGCAAAATTTTTCCTGATACTTTATTTGTAGGTTTGAGAAAAATATCGGTTGAATAGTGAATTTTGCGTGTCTTGCTTTTTTAGTGAGTCTTGTGAATTTTTGTAgactttttttcgaaaatttgtccAAAAATGGTCTGGTGTAGAAAGTAGGAAACAAGTGCTTCAAATAGTTGCAAAATCTTGAGGAAAATTTTAACGAACTGAATCGAAAAATTTGTGATTTGGGACAATGAGTACTGATTGTTTTCTAGTTATTTTAATCAAAAGTTGAACACAAATGcttgaaatttgaaattgcttcagaaaatttaaaaattgatgattttaagTCAATAAGTGTAACAAATATATATCCGTGTCATTAAACACTAGTCTCGTTCTTGTGAAACgtgttaaaaaatttcaaaattatttggcaAATTTATTATGCATAGTATATAAGTATCAAAGTATATTGCAAAAAATCCTGTCACAACTAAAATgatatctttaaaataaaactgtttctttccaacaacaaaatttataacatCTCTTTATTTAACCACTAAACGTTGTAACGTAATTCTCCACATTCACAGTTGTTGGCGCAAATGGTTTTCACCACGCGAACTGCGCGCTCGCACCGTCCACTTGGGACGTGCGACTACCGAAAAATTCCCACCGAACGAGATACGTAATCAAAAATACAATGTGATCACGTTCCTGCCGCTCGTCCTATTCGAGCAATTCCGATTCTTTTTAAATCTCTATTTCCTACTCATGGCATTGTCACAATTCATACCCGACATACGTATCGGTTATCCGTACACCTATTGGGGACCGCTGAGTTTCGTGCTGATGGTGACAATTGGACGTGAGGCAGTCGACGATTTGCGGCGACATCAACGTGATCACGAGGTGAATTCACAGAAATACAAGAGGCTAACTGTAAATGAGACACCAGGCTATGAAATGGTGCCCTCATCGAAACTTAAAGTGGGCGATATGATAATTGTGGAGAAGAACGAACGCGTGCCGGCCGATTTAGTGCTGTTGCGCACCAGCGACAAGAGTGGCTCCGTTTTTGTGCGCACCGACCAATTGGATGGTGAGTGAAGTGTACGCTAATAATACAATTGaattataaagatattttcCTTCTACTTTCTTACAGGTGAAACCGATTGGAAATTGCGCTTAGCCGTGCCGCTTACTCAAAAGTTGAACAAGGACTCCGATTTGTTTAATATTGATGCCAGTGTTTACATAGAAAAGCCACAAAATGATATACACTCTTTCATAGGCACATTCTCAATGGTGGGTACAGTTTTCTTTGTAAatccatacaatttttaatcaagtaCTAACAGTTGTattcaaacatttaattttatgtttctcTCTTAGCACGATGGTGGCGATGAAACTGGTCTAAATGTTGAGAACACATTGTGGGCGAACACAGTGGTTGCTGCGGGCACCGCCACAGGCATTGTCATCTATACAGGCTGTGAAACGCGTAGCGTAATGAATAATTCGCAGCCACGTTCGAAAGTTGGACTGCTCGATGTGGAGATTAATGGTCTAACGAAGGTATGTGTTTGCTGGCATGCAGCATTAcctcttaaatataatatgtatacgcTGAAGgtgtgtattaagtttgccacaaagtttttaacacccaaagggaaacgtcagagaccctataaaatatgtaaataaatcatCAGCGTTACgtgctgagccgatttagccatgtccgtctgtatatgcgaactagtccctcattttttaagatattgatctgaaatttagctCACGTCCTTTTACATTCAAAAAGCTTAACATTTCTCGGAACCACTAatatcggactattatagcatatagctgccatacaaactgagctttcaaaatcaagttcttgtatagaaaacttttttatttgacaaatctccaaacaaatttttcaaattggctAATATACCGGCCATAAAAACTcaccgatcaaaatccagttcttttatggaaaacttttttatttgtgaagcgtattattgcttcggtgcaaccgaagttaacggcttttttttggtttatactctaaattagaaaatataataaattttcattccgCCAGGTGCTCTTCTGTGCCGTGCTCGGCTTGTCGCTTGTCATGATGATGCTTAAAGGCTTCAGCGGTCCCTGGTATCGTTACATGTTCCGCTTTGTACTACTCTTCTCCTACATCATACCCATCAGCTTGCGTGTCAATTTGGATATGGGCAAAGCCTTCTATTCGTGGCAAATGCAAAACGATCCGGAAATACAAGGTACTGTAGTACGTTCGACAACTATACCCGAAGAGCTCGGTCGCATATCGTACGTGTTGACGGATAAAACCGGCACGTTGACGCAAAATGAGATGGTTTTCAAGAAAATACACTTGGGCATAGTTTCACATGACAATGACACATTTCATCACATCGgtcaaattatacaaaatttagcGCCCACAATACTGTCACAAAGTGCACCGGGCGTCGGTGTTGGCGGCAGCGCTGGCACTGGTAATAGCGGCGCGGTTGAACAACAACAGCCACCGTTAATTATAACAAACAAACCGATGTATTCCGGCAATCGTATGCGTCATCCGGAGGGTTGGCGCGAATGGGAAGCGGTTAAGGCGTTGGCGTTATGTCACAATGTTACACCGATCACTGATGAGGACGATAACAAATCTGTTTCAACGTCATCGACCTACACATCATCGGCAGGTGCGTGTATTCGCATTAcacattaatttcaatttaatgacAAATCTATCATTTGGTTTCTGGAATTTTTCAGGCGGCTCCACTTCACCTACAAAATCTGTGATAAACGTTGAAACCAGCTCAACGGAGCACCAGTATCAGGCTTCCTCACCCGATGAAATCGCGCTGGTTAAGTGGACGGCCGAAGTTGGGCTAACTTTAATAGCACGTGACATTAATTCGATGACTTTGCAAATGAAAACGAGAAAATGTgagtattagaaataaaatcagTGATTTAGAGTTatgtttatagaaaattttcagaaatagaAGACTAATTGATTCAGTCATAGCAACGGTTAAAACAAAGTTAGGTCCAAACCCTTTTTTATTCTCGCCGTAAGTCTTGGTAGCAATTAATTTCATAAACGTCCAAATAACTCGTGGCCTAAATCAACAACCACCCTGTAAGAGGATCATCCCAGAGAGAGCCAAGTTGTATTGGACTTGTCAAAAACTTTTGACActgtcaatcacacaacgccaCTGGAAGCCGTTGAAAAATCCACGCTTCCTCCGGAGCTGATGATATGGACCATGAATTGTCTGCGTGGTCGTcaatcatccgtactatttcgggGTGTAAATTCTAAGCTGAAAAGAAGTAAACAGGGCGTTCCTCAGTGTGGTGTCCTCTtcccgctactgtttaacttctacatctcgaaactcaaTCCTCCACCAGGCTTCCGTCGAACAACTGCATGGTGCATTCACTCCTCTTCgtctcctaggaacatcaacaGAACATTTCTAAAATACAAACTTCAATAATATACCTACACGATATCGGACGCGACCAAATTTAGACTATCAACACTTCCATCGACCcgagtgaatggcgtacttggagtcGAAATACCACCCATCGCTGACCGTGAGCCGCGTGAAACTAGAGTGACCCTAGTGCAACTTCGTTTTAGATACTGCAGCTAGTTAAATTTCTACATATTCAGGACCTcactaccacaacaacaacaggcttGATAGAAGAAAATaaccagtttttttttcaagcttCATTAAACAAATTCTTTTGTAACCGCATTGTCTGTGGTCCAACGCCGTCGAAACAATTCGTTTCCTGAACCTATCAATCTACAGTTAGATGGTAATGATGACCATGACCAGATCAAAATATCCTTTGTAAAATAAGATAGTTCATAACTTCACTTAGCCCAATATAAATAGATATACTGATTTCAGTTCTTCCGATTGGCTTTAAtcgcatgcaaatttttaatcaGAGAGAATGTATTTCATATTCGTTTCTACCTGCTCTTATTCCATGCTTTCTTACAGCCAAAGTTGAATCTGCAGATGGCATGCTGCAATTCCAAATTCTCCAGCTGTTTCCCTTCACGAGCGAGAGTAAACGTATGGGCATTATAGTGCGCGATTCGGGTTCCGGCGAAATCACTTTCTATC from Bactrocera oleae isolate idBacOlea1 chromosome 3, idBacOlea1, whole genome shotgun sequence includes the following:
- the LOC106615776 gene encoding probable phospholipid-transporting ATPase IIB isoform X3; protein product: MSEVVENKDTGKELVKLKLSAKFFLILYFCWRKWFSPRELRARTVHLGRATTEKFPPNEIRNQKYNVITFLPLVLFEQFRFFLNLYFLLMALSQFIPDIRIGYPYTYWGPLSFVLMVTIGREAVDDLRRHQRDHEVNSQKYKRLTVNETPGYEMVPSSKLKVGDMIIVEKNERVPADLVLLRTSDKSGSVFVRTDQLDGETDWKLRLAVPLTQKLNKDSDLFNIDASVYIEKPQNDIHSFIGTFSMHDGGDETGLNVENTLWANTVVAAGTATGIVIYTGCETRSVMNNSQPRSKVGLLDVEINGLTKVLFCAVLGLSLVMMMLKGFSGPWYRYMFRFVLLFSYIIPISLRVNLDMGKAFYSWQMQNDPEIQGTVVRSTTIPEELGRISYVLTDKTGTLTQNEMVFKKIHLGIVSHDNDTFHHIGQIIQNLAPTILSQSAPGVGVGGSAGTGNSGAVEQQQPPLIITNKPMYSGNRMRHPEGWREWEAVKALALCHNVTPITDEDDNKSVSTSSTYTSSAGGSTSPTKSVINVETSSTEHQYQASSPDEIALVKWTAEVGLTLIARDINSMTLQMKTRKSKVESADGMLQFQILQLFPFTSESKRMGIIVRDSGSGEITFYLKGADVVMTSIVQYNDWLSEESGNMAREGLRTLVVAKKVLSEEQYNDFETRISAARLSVTDRVAKVAAVIESLEREMELLCLTGVEDRLQDGVRPTLELLRNAGVRVWMLTGDKLETACCIAKSSQLIGRNQGLHVLRSVSTRTEAHAELNNFRRKQGHALVISGESLEVCLQYYRPEFLELATASPAVVCCRCSPTQKAQVVQLIQHHTGKRTCAVGDGGNDVSMIQQADAGVGIEGREGRQASLAGDFSVPQFSHIAKLLLVHGRRSYKRSAALSQFVIHRGLIITTLQAVFSAVFYLSSVALYQGFLMVGYSTLYTMFPVFSLVLDQDITSTTAVTYPELYKDLSKGRSLSYKTFFIWVLISIYQGGVIMYGALILFEDEFIHIVAISFSALIVTELIMVALTVRTWHRLMVLAELFSLALYLISLAVLHEYFDWEFIWSYDFLWKVSIITLVSCFPLYIIKFLRKKCSPPSYLKLS
- the LOC106615776 gene encoding probable phospholipid-transporting ATPase IIB isoform X2, translated to MDDASQSSATTPMAARENIPLINRPRRRWYLFSCWRKWFSPRELRARTVHLGRATTEKFPPNEIRNQKYNVITFLPLVLFEQFRFFLNLYFLLMALSQFIPDIRIGYPYTYWGPLSFVLMVTIGREAVDDLRRHQRDHEVNSQKYKRLTVNETPGYEMVPSSKLKVGDMIIVEKNERVPADLVLLRTSDKSGSVFVRTDQLDGETDWKLRLAVPLTQKLNKDSDLFNIDASVYIEKPQNDIHSFIGTFSMHDGGDETGLNVENTLWANTVVAAGTATGIVIYTGCETRSVMNNSQPRSKVGLLDVEINGLTKVLFCAVLGLSLVMMMLKGFSGPWYRYMFRFVLLFSYIIPISLRVNLDMGKAFYSWQMQNDPEIQGTVVRSTTIPEELGRISYVLTDKTGTLTQNEMVFKKIHLGIVSHDNDTFHHIGQIIQNLAPTILSQSAPGVGVGGSAGTGNSGAVEQQQPPLIITNKPMYSGNRMRHPEGWREWEAVKALALCHNVTPITDEDDNKSVSTSSTYTSSAGGSTSPTKSVINVETSSTEHQYQASSPDEIALVKWTAEVGLTLIARDINSMTLQMKTRKSKVESADGMLQFQILQLFPFTSESKRMGIIVRDSGSGEITFYLKGADVVMTSIVQYNDWLSEESGNMAREGLRTLVVAKKVLSEEQYNDFETRISAARLSVTDRVAKVAAVIESLEREMELLCLTGVEDRLQDGVRPTLELLRNAGVRVWMLTGDKLETACCIAKSSQLIGRNQGLHVLRSVSTRTEAHAELNNFRRKQGHALVISGESLEVCLQYYRPEFLELATASPAVVCCRCSPTQKAQVVQLIQHHTGKRTCAVGDGGNDVSMIQQADAGVGIEGREGRQASLAGDFSVPQFSHIAKLLLVHGRRSYKRSAALSQFVIHRGLIITTLQAVFSAVFYLSSVALYQGFLMVGYSTLYTMFPVFSLVLDQDITSTTAVTYPELYKDLSKGRSLSYKTFFIWVLISIYQGGVIMYGALILFEDEFIHIVAISFSALIVTELIMVALTVRTWHRLMVLAELFSLALYLISLAVLHEYFDWEFIWSYDFLWKVSIITLVSCFPLYIIKFLRKKCSPPSYLKLS